The following coding sequences lie in one Pan paniscus chromosome X, NHGRI_mPanPan1-v2.0_pri, whole genome shotgun sequence genomic window:
- the SASH3 gene encoding SAM and SH3 domain-containing protein 3 isoform X1 yields the protein MLRRKPSNASEKEPTQKKKLSLQRSSSFKDFAKSKPSSPVVSEKEFNLDDNIPEDDSGVPTPEDAGKSGKKLGKKWRAVISRTMNRKMGKMMVKALSEEMADTLEEGSASPTSPDYSLDSPGPEKMALAFSEQEEHELPVLSRQASTGSELCSPSPGSGSFGEEPPAPQYTGPFCGRARVHTDFTPSPYDHDSLKLQVRSASGLLWSLAGCAQKGSWTEPGYDSVSGGQGPPYPLSLAPFSSPLPQQKGDVIQIIEKPPVGTWLGLLNGKVGSFKFIYVDVLPEEAVGHARPSRRQSKGKRPKPKTLHELLERIGLEEHTSTLLLNGYQTLEDFKELRETHLNELNIMDPQHRAKLLTAAELLLDYDTGSEEAEEGAESSQEPVAHTVSEPKVDIPRDSGCFEGSESGRDEAELAGTEEQLQGLSLAGAP from the exons CTCTCCCTTCAGCGCTCCAGCAGCTTCAAGGATTTTGCCAAATCCAAACCCAGCTCCCCCGTGGTGAGCGAGAAGGAGTTTAATCTGGATGATAAC ATTCCAGAAGATGACTCAGGTGTCCCCACCCCAGAAGATGCTGGGAAGAGTGGCAAAAAGCTGGGGAAGAAGTGGAGGGCAGTGATTTCCCGAACCATGAACAGGAAGATGGGCAAGATGATGGTGAAGGCCCTGTCAGAAGAGATG GCAGACACTCTGGAGGAGGGCTCTGCCTCCCCGACATCTCCAGACTACAGCCTGGACAGCCCTGGCCCTGAGAAGATGGCGCTGGCCTTTTCTGAGCAAGAGGAGCATGAACTTCCGGTGCTCAGCCGCCAGGCATCAACAG GCAGTGAGCTCTGCAGCCCCAGCCCAGGTTCTGGCAGCTTCGGGGAGGAACCACCTGCCCCCCAGTACACAGGGCCTTTCTGTGGCCGGGCACGAGTCCACACCGACTTCACTCCCAGCCCCTATGACCACGACTCGCTGAAACTGCAGGTAAGATCAGCATCTGGGCTTCTCTggagcctggcaggctgtgcccAAAAGGGAAGCTGGACTGAACCAGGCTATGACAGTGTCAGTGGAGGCCAAGGCCCCCCATATCCTCTCTCCCTtgctcccttctcctctcctctcccccaacAGAAAGGAGATGTGATCCAGATCATTGAAAAGCCACCTGTGGGCACGTGGCTGGGCCTACTCAATGGCAAGGTGGGCTCTTTCAAATTCATCTATGTGGATGTGCTGCCCGAGGAGGCCGTGGGGCATGCCCGCCCCAGCCGCCGACAGAGCAAGGGCAAGAGGCCCAAGCCTAAGACCCTGCATGAGCTGCTGGAGCGCATCGGCCTGGAG GAGCACACGTCCACCCTCCTGCTCAATGGCTACCAGACACTGGAAGACTTCAAAGAGCTGCGAGAAACACACCTCAATGAGCTGAACATCATGGATCCACAGCACCGGGCCAAGCTGCTCACGGCCGCCGAGCTGCTGCTGGACTATGACA CTGGCAgtgaggaggctgaagagggcgcCGAGAGCAGCCAGGAGCCAGTGGCACACACAGTGTCGGAACCCAAGGTGGACATCCCGCGCGACTCAGGCTGCTTTGAGGGCTCGGAGAGCGGGCGCGatgaggcagagctggcaggcacTGAGGAGCAGCTGCAAGGCCTCTCCCTGGCCGGGGCACCTTGA
- the SASH3 gene encoding SAM and SH3 domain-containing protein 3 isoform X2 produces MLRRKPSNASEKEPTQKKKLSLQRSSSFKDFAKSKPSSPVVSEKEFNLDDNIPEDDSGVPTPEDAGKSGKKLGKKWRAVISRTMNRKMGKMMVKALSEEMADTLEEGSASPTSPDYSLDSPGPEKMALAFSEQEEHELPVLSRQASTGSELCSPSPGSGSFGEEPPAPQYTGPFCGRARVHTDFTPSPYDHDSLKLQKGDVIQIIEKPPVGTWLGLLNGKVGSFKFIYVDVLPEEAVGHARPSRRQSKGKRPKPKTLHELLERIGLEEHTSTLLLNGYQTLEDFKELRETHLNELNIMDPQHRAKLLTAAELLLDYDTGSEEAEEGAESSQEPVAHTVSEPKVDIPRDSGCFEGSESGRDEAELAGTEEQLQGLSLAGAP; encoded by the exons CTCTCCCTTCAGCGCTCCAGCAGCTTCAAGGATTTTGCCAAATCCAAACCCAGCTCCCCCGTGGTGAGCGAGAAGGAGTTTAATCTGGATGATAAC ATTCCAGAAGATGACTCAGGTGTCCCCACCCCAGAAGATGCTGGGAAGAGTGGCAAAAAGCTGGGGAAGAAGTGGAGGGCAGTGATTTCCCGAACCATGAACAGGAAGATGGGCAAGATGATGGTGAAGGCCCTGTCAGAAGAGATG GCAGACACTCTGGAGGAGGGCTCTGCCTCCCCGACATCTCCAGACTACAGCCTGGACAGCCCTGGCCCTGAGAAGATGGCGCTGGCCTTTTCTGAGCAAGAGGAGCATGAACTTCCGGTGCTCAGCCGCCAGGCATCAACAG GCAGTGAGCTCTGCAGCCCCAGCCCAGGTTCTGGCAGCTTCGGGGAGGAACCACCTGCCCCCCAGTACACAGGGCCTTTCTGTGGCCGGGCACGAGTCCACACCGACTTCACTCCCAGCCCCTATGACCACGACTCGCTGAAACTGCAG AAAGGAGATGTGATCCAGATCATTGAAAAGCCACCTGTGGGCACGTGGCTGGGCCTACTCAATGGCAAGGTGGGCTCTTTCAAATTCATCTATGTGGATGTGCTGCCCGAGGAGGCCGTGGGGCATGCCCGCCCCAGCCGCCGACAGAGCAAGGGCAAGAGGCCCAAGCCTAAGACCCTGCATGAGCTGCTGGAGCGCATCGGCCTGGAG GAGCACACGTCCACCCTCCTGCTCAATGGCTACCAGACACTGGAAGACTTCAAAGAGCTGCGAGAAACACACCTCAATGAGCTGAACATCATGGATCCACAGCACCGGGCCAAGCTGCTCACGGCCGCCGAGCTGCTGCTGGACTATGACA CTGGCAgtgaggaggctgaagagggcgcCGAGAGCAGCCAGGAGCCAGTGGCACACACAGTGTCGGAACCCAAGGTGGACATCCCGCGCGACTCAGGCTGCTTTGAGGGCTCGGAGAGCGGGCGCGatgaggcagagctggcaggcacTGAGGAGCAGCTGCAAGGCCTCTCCCTGGCCGGGGCACCTTGA